The Quatrionicoccus australiensis nucleotide sequence CGCCATGCAGCGCATCGTCGTCGCGCCCTGCTCGCCGTTCTCGGTGAGCCGCGAACTGATGCGCGACGCCGCCGAAATGGCGCGCAGCTACAAGGTTTCGCTGCACACCCACCTGGCCGAAAACGACAACGACGTCGCCTACAGCCATGAAAAATTTGGCATGACGCCGGCCGAATACGCCGAATCGCTGGGCTGGGTCGGCCACGACGTCTGGCACGCCCACTGCGTCAAACTCGACGCGCCGGGCATAGCTCTCTTTGCGCGCAGCGGCACCGGCGTCGCGCATTGCCCGTGCTCGAACATGCGGCTGGCCTCCGGCATCGCGCCGATCCCGGCGATGCGCGCCGCCGGCGTCAATGTCGGCCTCGGCGTCGACGGCTGCGCCTCGAACGACGCCGCCCATCTGCTCGGCGAAGCCCGCCAGGCGATGTTGCTCGCCCGCGTCGGTTTCGGCCCGGCGGCAATGAGTGCGCGCCAGGCGCTCGAACTCGCCACGCTCGGCGGCGCCAAAGTCCTCGGCCGCGACGACATCGGTGCGCTCGCCCCGGGCATGAGCGCCGACCTCGTCGCCTTCCCGACCGGCGGCCTCGACCTGGCCGGCGCCGCGGTACATGACCCGGTCGCGGCGCTGGTTTTCTGCACGCCGCAGTCGGTGCGCCACTCCATCATCAACGGCAAGCCGGTCGTCGATGACGGCCAGTTGCTGCCGCTCGACCTGCAACCGCTGGTCGCCACCCACAACCGCCTGGCCCGGCAACTGGCCAACGGCAGCCACTGAAAAATCATGAGCGCTCCGCAAACCTCCCGTTTCCAGCTTGTCCGCGGCCAGGTGCTGCATTTCCTCGCCGATCCCGGCGAACAGGACGACGCCGACAGCTACCAGTATTTTCGCGACGGCGCGCTGTGGATCGTCGACGGCCATATCGCCGATCTCGGCCCCTGGGTCGGCGTCCAGGCCCGCGTTGCGCCGGAGGATCTCGCCGCAGCTGAAGTCTTCAATTACGGCGACCGGCTGATCCTGCCCGGTCTGGTCGATACCCATTGCCATTACCCGCAATCCGGCATCATTGCCTCGTTCGGCCGGCAGTTGCTCGACTGGCTCAACGACTACACCTTCCCGGCCGAGGCGGCCTTCGGCGACCCGGCGGTCGGCGCTGCCACCGCCGAATATTTCATCGAGCGCATGCTGGCGCACGGCACGACGACGGCCTCGGTTTTTTCGACAGTGCATCCGGAGTCGGTCGATGCCTTCATGGCGGCGGCGAAAAAGCGCGATTTACGGATGTTGACCGGCAAGGTCATGATGGACCGCAATGCCCCGGCCAACCTGATGGATACCGTGGCCGACGCCGAGCGCGACAGCCTGGCACTGATCGAGCGCTGGCACGGCAAGGGCCGCCTGCGCTACAGCATCACGCCGCGCTTCGCACCGACTTCCAGCCCCGAGCAACTGGCACTGGCCGGCGAGCTTTACAAGAGCAAGCCCGACCTGCATGTGCAGTCGCACCTCGCCGAAAACCCGGCCGAGATCGCCTGGGTCGGCCAGCTCTTCCCGCATTGCCGCGACTACCTCGACGTCTATCAGCATTACGGCCTGCTCGGCCCGCGCACGATCTACGGCCACTGCATCCACCTCGCGCCCGTCGAAATCGAGGAAATGGCCCGCTACGGCGCGGCGGCGGCTTTCTGCCCGACCTCCAATCTCTTCCTCGGCAGCGGCTTCTTCAACCATCCGGCGGCGGCCGATGCCGGCATCCGCGTCGGGCTGGCCACCGATGTCGGCGGCGGCACCTCGTTCAGCCTGATCCGCACGCTGGGCGAAGCCTACAAGGTGTCGCAACTGCACCAGCGCCCGCTGGCGCCGCTGCGCGCCTGGTTCCTCGCCACGCTGGGCGGTGCCCAGGCGCTCTACCTCGATGAATTCATCGGCAATTTCGCCAAGGGCAAGGAAGCCGACTTCGTCGTCCTCGACCCGCGCGCCACGCCGGAACTGGCTTTCCGCCTCAAGGGCAGCGAACGCCTGGCCGAGAAGCTGTTCGCGCTGATGATCCTCGGCGACGAACGCTGCGTCGTCGCGACGCATGTCATGGGCAAGCCGGCATTTCAGCAGTAAGCCGGTTTCTCTCGAGATACAGCATATGACAAGGTGCCATCGGTCGACACTCAATTAATACCAAATTTGACAACTATAATAAATACTATATATTGAACTCATGAACCCGCCGAAAGAGGCCGCATCATGAGTGAACAAAATCCGCACGCTGCGCCCACCGAACAAGGCCGCCCGCCCTATCCCGCCACCTTGCAGCGTCAGGCCCTGGTCGAACCAATGCTCTGGATCAGCAACACCGAGTTGTTGCGCCAGGCTGATGCGGCGGACGATCCGCTGGTCCAGGAACTGGCCGCGCGCTATGCCGCCGCCCTCGGCTTTCTCCACAAGGAGACGCTGCACTTCACCGACCGGGGGGCGTGATCCTTCTTTGCCAGCGCGCCTGAACAGCAGTTCGCGGGCGCGATAAAGTTGAAACAATCAAGCGAAATGGCAAGCCGGCGTCCGGACCGCCAGACGCTCAGCGCAGCCGGCGCGCCACTTCGCCGTCCAGGCTGGCCAGGAAGGTTTCGACCGCCGCCGTGTAAGCGCCCGGCGTCCCCAGCTGACTGTTGATATCGCCGTGCGACAGATCCTGGCGCAGCACTTCGGCGCGCACGCCGAGTTGCCCGGCGCGCCCGGCAAACTGGCTGGCCTGGGCGCAGGATTCATCGCGCCGGCTGGAGCAGACGGCAAGCAGCGGCGCGGCCCCGGCCGCCAGGTTCAGCGTCGGCGACATGCTGCGCCAGTAGGCCGGATCGGTCCCGAACGGCTTGTCGTAGAGGCGATAGTGCTTCTGGCTCATGATCTCGACAATATTCATCGCCGCACTGTCCAGCGCCACCGTACCGAGCACCGGCTGCAGGTCCGGTGCGTAGGCGGGACGCGGCGTTGCGGCGAGCAGTGCAACCAGATGCGCCCCGGCCGAATGGCCCATCAAAATGAAACGCTGCGCATCGCCGCGCCATTCACCCGCCTTGCGCTGTGCCGTCGCCACGGCCAGGGCCACGTCGCGCAACTGCACGTCGGGCGGCGCACTCGGCAGCATGCGGTAATTGGCCGAGATGAAGATGAAACCGCGACTGACCCAGCGCGCCACCTTGGCCTCGACGACACGGCCCGTCGCCTTGTCGCCGATCGCCCAGGCGCCGCCATGCACCATGAAGATCACCGGCGCATTCTGCGCATTCGGCGGCAGATAGACGTCGAAAGCCTGCGCCGGATCGCTGCCGTAGGCGATGTTCTCGAGGCGCTCGACACCGGCCGGCAGGCTGGAACCAGCCGCGCTGCTGCCTTGCGCCGCGCGCCGTTCACGCAGACGATCGAGCAACGGACCGGCCAGGCTGGCTTCGCACAGGCCGAGCAGCAGGGCCAGGCCGATGGCGCACAGGTGCAGTCGTTTCATCTCGTTCCCTCCTCATTTGCGGGCGGCTTCAGCGGGCGCTGGCGGTACCGCGTTTGCCGCAGCAGATATCGGCCGCATTATGCGTCAGCGGATCGCATCGGCACATCCGCCGCATGGGCAGGAGGCTCTGCCCCGCATCATTGATGCTGCATCTCGGGCACAATAGGCCGCAATACTGACCACAGGAAACTCCATGTCCCTGATTCTTGCCGAAATCAGCGATGGCATCGGCACCATCACGCTGAATTACGAAATCAAGCGCAACGCGCTATCCGAACAACTGGTCCTCGAAATCGCCGCCACTTTCGAGAAATTCAAGGCCGAACGCGTGCGCGTTGCGATCCTGCGCGCCCGGCCCGGTGCCAAGGTCTGGTCGGCCGGCCACAACGTCGCCGAACTGCCGCTCGGCGGCCTCGACCCGCTCGGCTGGCAGGACCCGTTGCGCATGCTGATCCGCGACGTGGAAGCCTTTCCGGCCCCGGTCATTGCGCTGATCGAGGGCGGCGTCTGGGGCGGCGCCTGCGAACTGGTCTTCGCCTGCGACATGATCGTCGCCACGCCCGAGGCGACCTTCGCCGCGACGCCAGCCAAGCTCGGCGTGCCCTACAACGCGACCGGCCTGCTCACCTTCCTCAACGCCGCGCCGCCGCACATCGCAAAAGAGCTGCTTTTTACCAGTCGACCGATGACCGCCGCCCGCCTCGAACGCCAGGGCATCATCAACCACGTCGTACCGGCCGCCGAGATCACCGACTTCACGCACGAGATGGCGCAGACCATCGCCCACAACTCGCCGCTGGCGATCGGCGTCATGAAGGAGCAGTTGCGCATCCTGGCCGCCGCACACGCCCTGTCACCAGCCGACTTCGAGCGCATCCAGGGCCTGCGCCGGGTGGTGTACAACAGCCGCGACTACGCCGAAGGCATCAACGCCTTCAAGGAAAAACGCACGCCGGTCTACCTCGGCGAATGAACGAAAAAGGAAAAACCATGGATCCATTCATGCAAGCCGCCATAGCCGAAGCCCGCCTTGGCCTCGCCGAAGGCGGCATCCCGATCGGCTCGGTGATCGTGCACAACGGCCGCATCATCGGCCGCGGCCACAACCGTCGTGTGCAGAACGGCAGCGCCATCCTGCACGGCGAGATGGACGCCTTCGAAAACGCCGGTCGCCAGCCGGCCAGCGTCTATCGCGAGGCGGTGCTGTACACCACGCTCTCGCCCTGCGCCATGTGCAGCGGCGCCATGCTGCTCTACGGCATCCGCCGCGTCATCGTCGGCGAAAACAAAACCTTCATGGGCGAGGAGGAATTGCTGCGCTCACGCGGCGTCAGCGTCGAAGTCGTCCAGGACGAGACCTGCATCGCCCTGATGCGCGATTTCATCGCGGCCCGGCCGGAATTGTGGAACGAGGATATCGGCGTCGTCGACACGGTCGACCGCTGAAAACGATGAAAAACGGCGCCGCGCGGCGCCGTTTTTCATTGGGCAAGCTGCGAGCAATCAACCCGGCGCGTTCGGATTGCGGTGCGCCCAGCCGGTCAGGCGGGTTTCCGCCAGCGCGAACAGTTCGTACATGACAACGCCCATGACGCCGATCACGATCAGGCCGGCGAACACCAGCGGCATGTTCATCGACGAGCTGGCCGACATCATCAGGTAGCCGATACCGAGGTTGGAAGCGACGGTTTCCGAGATCACCGAACCGACGAAGGCCAGCGTGATCGCCACCTTGAGCGAGGCGAAGAAGTACGGCAAGGAGCGCGGCAGGCCGACCTTGATCATGATGTCCCAGCGCTTGGCGCCGAGCGAGCGCAGCACGTCTTCCAGTTCCGGCTCCAGCGTCGCCAGGCCGGTCGCGACATTGACCACGACCGGGAAAAAGGAAATCAGGAAGGCGGTCAGGATGGCCGGCACGGTACCGATGCCGAACCAGACGACGAGCACCGGCACGAAGGCGACCTTGGGAATGCTGTTGAAACCGACCAACAAAGGATAAGTCGCCTTGTAGATCAGCGGCGAGGCGCCGACCGCCAGGCCGAGCAGCATGCCGACGACGACGGCGAGCGCAAAACCGGCCAGCGTGGTGAACAAGGTTTGCGTCGCGTGCATCATGATCGGCGAGGCGTATTCAACGCCGGCGACCCAGATGGCGCTGGGCGCCGGCATCAGGTAGTCGGGAATCTTCAGACCGGTGCAGATGACTTCCCAGACGAGGAAAAGCGTGATGGTCAGGGCCCAGGGCGCGACCTTGATCAGGGTGGATTGTTTAACGGCCATGCTGGCGCTCCTCAGGATTCACGAATGCGGCCGATGTGTTCACGCAGTTCGTGAACATAGCCGGCGAAGGCATCGGTATAGGTCACGTCGAGCGGACGCGGGCGCGGCAGGTCGATTTCCTTGCGCACCAGGATGCGGCCCGGGCGCTTGCTCATCACGTACACGGTGTCGGCCAGGAAGACCGCCTCGCGCAAATCGTGCGTCACCAGCACGACGGTGAACGGCTGCTGCTGCCACAAATCGCGCAACATGCACCACAGTTCCTCGCGGGTGAAGGCATCGAGCGCACCGAAGGGCTCGTCGAGCATCAGGAGGCGCGGCTGGTGGATCAGCGCGCGGCAGATCGAGGCGCGCTGCTGCATGCCACCCGACAGCTCCCACGGGAACTTGTCGCCGTAGCCGGCCAGACCGACCTTGGCGAGCAGCGCCTCGGCATCGGCGGTGTACTTGGCCTTCTCCTTCTTCAGGTTGCTGCGGAAGGGTTCGACGATTTCCAGCGGCAGCATCACGTTGTCCAGCGTCGTGCGCCAAGGGAGCAGGTTGGCGGCCTGGAAGGCCATGCCGATAATTTTCAGCGGTCCGCCGACTTCGCGGCCATCGACGAAGACATAGCCCTCGCTCGGCGGCTTGAGGCCGGAGACCAGTTTCATCAGGGTCGATTTGCCGCAACCGGACGGACCGACCACGGCAACGAATTCGCCTTCGCGGATGTTCAGGCTGACGTTCTCGATGGCATTGGCGCCACCCGGCGCGTAGGCCAGGCTGACGTTTTCAAAGGAAACAAAAGACATGGGAAATTCCTGTCGGGTGAAATCAGCCGGGAGCGGACGCCCGCCCCCGGCGCAAACTGCTTACTTGAGCATCCGGTCGGCCTTGGCCGGCAGGAAGGCAGAGGTGAACAGGTCGGCAGCAGCCGGCACCTTGGCCAGGCCGTAGGCTTCGGCCGTCTCGGCGAGCGAGCGCTGCATGCGCTCGGCAGTCACCGCACCGAGGCCGTTCGCCTTGACTTCCGGCGTGATCACGCTGGACTCAAGCGCCAGCTTGAGGCGACGCGTTTCCAGATCGACGTTGATCAGCGGATCGCGTTCCTTGACGTAGGCAATTGCCGCGACCGGGTTGGCGATGGTTTCCTTGAGCGCCTTGTTGAAGGCGCGCAGCACGCCGGCCACGGCCTTGGGGTTCTCGGCCATCAGCTTCGGGCTGGCGATGATCGCGTTGCCGTACAGTTCAACGCCGAAGTCCGGGTACTTCAGGGCGACGATGTCTTCCGTCTTGACGCCGCGCGCCTCGAGATTGAGCAGGCTGGTGAAGTAGAAGCCGGTGATGCCATCCACGTCGCCACGGGCGAGCAGGGTTTCGCGCAGAGCCGGTTCGACGGTCTGCCATTTCACGGCATCGACCGCCAGCTTGTTGGACTTGGCAAAGGCCGGCCAAGCCTTGCGGCCGGCATCGAAGATCGGCGCCGCCAGCGTCTTGCCGGCGAGGTCGGCCGGCTTGGTGATGCCCGACTTCTTGAGCACGAAGACGGCAGCCGGCGTTGCGTTGTACACCATGTAGACACCCTGGATCTTCGAGTTCGGCGTCTTGGCATCGTATTCGACCAGCGCGTTGAAATCGGCGAAGCCCATCTCGTATACACCGGTGGCGACGCGCGTCACCGCACCGGCCGAACCGGCACCGGAGTCGATCTCGACATCAAGCCCTTCGGCCGCGAAGTAACCCTTGGCCTTGGCCAACAGGAACGGTGCGGACGGACCTTCGAAACGCCAGTCGAGGGTGAACTTCAGTTTGGTCGGCGTCTCGGCGAGCACCGGGCTGGCAAGGAAGGCCATGCTGGCAGCGAGGAAGAGACGACGGCAGACATTGAACGGGACAGACATTTGGCAGATCTCCAGAGCAGATAAAGTGACTCCCTCTAGGCAATCGCCATGCCAAGACTTAAGCAACTGAATTAAAACGACTTTAAATTCAGCATACGATTTTTGCACCGGAGATAAGCCGGCATCACCGTGTTTTGCGTGGATTTCCGGGAAAATCGTGCATCAAAAGAGTGCGTCGAGCGCAAAACCGCCCCCTTCGAGTGCATGGATTTTGTATATCCCGCTTCAAACAAGCTCATTATATTCAATGGGATATAAAACCTTGCTTATACAACTTTGCTGATAATGGATATACAGCCCGCGGCGCCGCTGTCCTGATAAATTTTGCCCATCGGTTCAATGCTGCATCGCAACACGGCAGATCCCGACAAAAATTACATTCAACTCCTGGAGGTTCAATCCCATGTCCATCAAGAAATCCGCCGTCCTCGGTGCGCTGCTCGCCGCCAGCCTGTCTAGCGCCTACGCCGTCGACTGGAGCGATACCTACGTCGGCTACCGCTACGGCACCACCTTTGCCGAGCCGTTCAACAACAACGACATCGCCAAGAACATCTTCAACCTGAACCATGTCAACGGTTACAAATACGGCACCAATTTCCTGAATGCCGACATCCTGCTGTCCGACAAGAAGGACCCGGATGGTGTCGGTTCCACCACGGGCGCCCAGGAAATTTATGTTGTCTATCGTCACACCCTCGATCTCGGCAAGGTCTTCGGCACGCCGGAAACCTTCAAGTTCGGCCCGGTCCGCGGTCTCGGCCTGACTGCCGGCTTCGACTTCAACTTCAAGGATGATGCCGGTTACAACTCGAAGAAGCAGATGCTGGTTGCCGGTCCGACCGTCATGTTCGACGTGCCGGGCTTCCTGAATGTCAGCCTGCTGCAACTGTGGGAAAGCAATGCCCCCTACAACGGCTTCACCAAGACCAAAACCGACCGCTACGACTACGATCCGCACCCGATGCTGAATGCCGCCTGGGGCATCCCGTTCAGCGTCGGCCCGGTCAAGCTTTCCTTCGAAGGCTTTGCCAACTTCATCGCGTCCAAGGGCAAGAACGAATTCGGTGGCAATACCAAGCCGGAAACCAACATCGATGCGCAGATCATGTACGACGCCAGCTCGCTGCTCGGCGCCAAGCCGAGAACCTTCAAGGTCGGCCTGGAATACCAGTACTGGCGCAACAAGTTCGGCAACGACCACACCAAGGCCGCCGGTGATGGTGCCTTCGCCAAGACCCCGATGATTCGCGCCGAGTTCCACTTCTAAATCGTCATCGACGATGTGTCGCCACGGCGCAGCGGGCTTCGGCCGGCTGCGCCGTTTTCCTTCCGCCAGCAGCCCAGCCCGCCCTTGGCGCACGGCAGTTGCGGGTAAAATCGCGCCATGAACTCCAGCCACGACCCCAGCCCCCTGTCGCCCCTCGGCAAAGCCACGGAATACCGCAATGCTTACGCCCCGGAGCTGCTTTTCCCGATTCCCCGCCAGATCAAGCGCAGCGAGATCGGCGTCAGCGATGCCGCCCTGCCCTTCGTCGGCGAAGACATCTGGAACGCCTACGAAATCTCCTGGCTCAATGAAAAGGGCAAGCCGGTCGTCGCCCTCGGCTGCTTCCGCATCCCGGCTGACAGCCCGCACCTGATCGAATCGAAGTCCTTCAAGCTCTACCTGAATTCCTTGAACCAGACGCCCTTTGCCGACACCGACACGGTGGTCGCGACACTGGCCAAGGATCTGTCGGCGGCCGCCGGCGCCACGGTCGATGTCGAACTGGCGCCGCTCGGCCTCTACCCGCTGCCGCAGATCGCCTATCCGGACGGCGTGCTGCTCGACGATCTCGACATCGCCTGCGACACCTACCAGCCGACCCCCGAACTGCTGCACACGGTCGACGCCCCGGAAATCGAGGAAACGCTGTATTCGCACCTGCTCAAGTCGAACTGCCTGGTCACCGGCCAGCCGGACTGGGGCATGGTCGTCATCCGCTACCGCGGCCGGCCGCTCGAACGCGCCGCGCTGCTGCGCTACATCGTCTCCTTCCGCAACCACAACGAATTCCACGAGCAGTGCGTCGAGCGCATCTACTGCGACATCACGCGCCAGTGCGCGCCTGCCGCGCTTGCCGTTTACGCCCGCTACACGCGGCGCGGCGGACTCGACATCAATCCCTTCCGCAGCAGCGGCGAGTTCGGGCCGCCGGAAAATGTCCGCGAAGTCCGCCAGTAGGTCGCCTACGCGTTCCTGCGTATGGCCGGCCGCGGCCACCTTGCCGACAATCCGGCCATGAACAGCCGCCTGCCGATCGCCCCGCCCACCTGGCACGCCGAGTTGCATCTCGGTTTTGCCAGCCGTGCAGGCCGCAGTGTGCTGCGCGAGAATCGCCACCAGGGCCCCTTGCGCGTGCAAAAGGCGCTTTACCCGGAAGGCGAAGGCATCTGCCAGGCCATCCTGCTGCATCCACCCTCCGGCATTGCCGGCGGCGACCAGCTGCACATCGCCGTGACGGTCGACGCCGCGGCCCAGGCACAAATCACCACGCCGGGTGCCGGCAAGTGGTACCGCTCGGGCGGCGCCGAAGCCAGCCAGCACATCAAATTCAACGTTTGCGCCGGCGCCGCGCTCGAATGGCTGCCGCAGGAAACCATCGTCTTCGATGGTGCCATTGCGCGCATGGACACCCGCGTGCAACTCGCCGCCGACAGCCGCTATATCGGCTGGGACATTCTCTGCCTGGGCCGTGCTGCCGCCGGTGAACGCTTTGAAAACGGCCGTTTTGACCTGTTTTGTCGCGTCGACCGGTCGGGCCAGCCGATCTGGCTCGAACGCGGCGGCTTTGCCGGCAATGACGCGATGTTGCACAGCCCGGCCGGCTGGGCCGGCGCCACCGTCTGCGGCACCCTGCTTTGCAGCTTTCCCGAACTGCCGCAACAGGCCGCCGCCCTGCTCGAAAGCTGCCGCGCCATCGCCCCGGCCGATGCCGCATCACATGCGCTGACCGCCCTGCCCGGCATCCTGGTTGCCCGTTACCTCGGCGACAACAGCGAAGCCGCGCGGCAATGGTTCGCCGACATCTGGAAAATCCTGCGCCCGGCCTGTATCGGTCGACCGGCCGTTTTGCCAAGAATCTGGAATACCTAAGGAGTCTTCATGGAACTGACACCACGAGAGAAAGACAAGCTGCTGATCTTCACCGCCGGCCTGCTCGCCGAACGGCGCTTGGCGCGCGGCTTGAAGCTCAACTACCCGGAAGCCGTGGCGCTGATCACTTGCGCCATCATGGAAGGTGCCCGCGAAGGCAAGACCGTTGCCGAACTGATGCACGCCGGCACACAGGTCCTGAGCCGCGCCGACGTCATGGACGGCATCGCCGAGCTGATTCCGGAAATCCAGGTCGAAGCGACGTTTCCGGATGGGACCAAGCTGGTCACCGTGCATAACCCGATTGTTTGATTGCAGGATGCAAACCCCTAACCCCCCCAGCCCCCCTTGTCAGGGGGGAGTGAGCATCTCGGCCAACCGAGGCGCCACTCCCTCCCCTGACAAGGGGAGGGTTGGGGAGGGGTTTTCCCCCTTCTCGTTTACGGAGAAACCATGACCCCCGGAGAACTCCTCGCCGAACCCGGCGAACTTGAACTCAATGCCGGCCGCCCGACCATCACGCTGGTCGTCGCCAATACTGGTGACCGCCCGATCCAGGTCGGCTCGCACTACCACTTTCACGAAACCAATGCCGGTCTGAGCTTCGACCGCGAAGCGGCGCGCGGCTTCCGCCTCGACATCGCCGCCGGCACCGCCGTGCGCTTCGAGCCAGGCCAGACGCGCACCGTGCAACTGGTCGCGCTGGCTGGCGACCGCAAGGTCTACGGTTTCCGTGGCCTCGTTCAGGGAGCACTGTGATGAGTACGAAAATCACCCGTCAGGCCTACGCCGAAATGTTCGGCCCCACGACCGGCGACCGTCTCCGTCTCGCCGATACCGACCTCATCATCGAAGTCGAAAAGGACCACACGATCTACGGCGAGGAAGTGAAATTCGGCGGCGGCAAGGTCATCCGCGACGGCATGGGCCAGGGCCAGCGCGCCTCGGCTGAAACGGTCGATACCGTCATCACCAACGCCCTGATCGTCGATGCCGTGACCGGCATCATCAAGGCCGACATCGGTCTCAAGGATGGCCGCATCGCAGCCATCGGCAAGGCCGGCAACCCGGACATCCAGCCCGGCGTGACGATAGTCATCGGCCCCGGCACCGAGGTCATCGCCGGCGAAGGCATGATCGTCACGGCCGGTGGCATCGACAGCCACATCCATTTCATCTGTCCGCAGCAGATCGACGAGGCGCTCTATTCCGGCGTAACGACCATGATCGGCGGCGGCACCGGCCCCGCCACCGGCACCTTCGCCACGACCTGCACGCCGGGGCCGTGGCACATCCACCGCATGCTCGAAGCGGCCGACGCTTTCCCGATGAACCTCGGTTTCCTCGGCAAGGGTAACGCCAGCCTGCCGGAAGCCCTGCGCGAGCAGGTCGCAGCCGGCGCCATGGGGCTCAAGCTGCACGAGGACTGGGGCACGACGCCGGCCGCCATCGACTGCTGCCTGACGGTGGCCGACGAGATGGACGTGCAGGTCGCCATCCACTCCGACACGCTCAACGAATCCGGCTTTGTCGAAGCGACCTTGGGCGCCTTCAAGGGCCGCACCATCCACACCTTCCACACCGAAGGCGCCGGCGGCGGCCACGCCCCGGACATCATCAAGGCGGCCGGCCTGCCCAATGTCCTGCCCAGCTCGACCAACCCGACCATGCCGTACACGGTGAACACCATCGACGAGCATCTCGACATGCTGATGGTTTGCCACCACCTCGACCCGAGCATCGCCGAGGACATTGCCTTCGCCGAATCGCGCATCCGCCGCGAGACGATTGCCGCCGAGGACATCCTGCACGACCTCGGCGCCTTCTCGATGATGAGTTCCGACTCGCAGGCCATGGGCCGCGTCGGCGAAGTCATCATCCGTACCTGGCAGGCGGCGCACAAGATGAAGCTACAGCGTGGCGCCTTGCCGGAAGACAGTACAAGAAATGACAACTTCCGCGTCAAACGCTACATCGCCAAGTACACGATCAACCCGGCGTTGACCCACGGCATCGCGCACACCGTCGGCTCCATCGAAGTCGGCAAGCTGGCCGACCTGGTGCTGTGGAAACCGGCCTTCTTTGGCGTCAAGCCGAGCCTGATTCTAAAAGGCGGCATGATCGCAGCCGCCGCGATGGGCGACCCCAACGCCTCGATCCCGACGCCGCAACCGGTACATTACCGGCCGATGTTCGGCAGCTTCGGCAAGGCGCTGAAAACGTCCGTCACCTTCGTCTCGCAAGCGGCGCTGCAAAACCCAGCGGTCAACGCCCTGAAACTGCAAAAAACGCTGGTCGCCGTCTCCGGCACGCGCACGCTGCAGAAATCTGACATGGTGCACAACGGCGCCACGCCCGAAATCACCGTCGATCCCGAAACCTACGTGGTCAAGGCCGACGGCGTGCATCTCGTCTGCGAACCGGCGACCGAACTGCCGCTGGCGCAGCGTTACTTCCTGTTCTGAGACGGCATGCAGCACTGGCTCTACCTCGGCGTGGCGATCGTCAGCGAAGTCATCGCCACCTCGGCACTGAAGGCAGCGGAAGGCTTCACCCGGCCGCGGCCCTCGCTGCTGGTCGTGATCGGCTACGGCATCGCCTTCTACTGCCTGTCGGTGGTACTGCGCACGCTGCCGCTCGGCATCACCTACGCCATCTGGTCCGGCGTCGGCGTCGCGCTGGTCGCCCTGTCCGGCTGGCTGCTCTACGGCCAGGCGCTCGACCTGGCAGCCGTGCTCGGTCTGACGCTGATTGTCGCCGGCGTCATCGTCCTCAACCTCTTCTCGAAAACCGTCGCTCACTGAACCCATGCTCATCCTCAACCACCGCAGCACTGCCGCCGCCACCGACTCGGTGGCGCTGGCCTACGACGAACGCAAGCGCAGCCGCCTCAAGGTCACGCTCGCTTCCGGCTTGGATGCCGGCATCTTCCTCGAACGCGGCGATCACCTGCACGGCGGCGACAAGCTGGTGGCTGAAGACGGCTCAACCGTCGTCGAAATCCTCGCCGCGCCGGAAAAGCTGATCGAAGC carries:
- a CDS encoding ABC transporter ATP-binding protein, translated to MSFVSFENVSLAYAPGGANAIENVSLNIREGEFVAVVGPSGCGKSTLMKLVSGLKPPSEGYVFVDGREVGGPLKIIGMAFQAANLLPWRTTLDNVMLPLEIVEPFRSNLKKEKAKYTADAEALLAKVGLAGYGDKFPWELSGGMQQRASICRALIHQPRLLMLDEPFGALDAFTREELWCMLRDLWQQQPFTVVLVTHDLREAVFLADTVYVMSKRPGRILVRKEIDLPRPRPLDVTYTDAFAGYVHELREHIGRIRES
- a CDS encoding ABC transporter substrate-binding protein, which gives rise to MSVPFNVCRRLFLAASMAFLASPVLAETPTKLKFTLDWRFEGPSAPFLLAKAKGYFAAEGLDVEIDSGAGSAGAVTRVATGVYEMGFADFNALVEYDAKTPNSKIQGVYMVYNATPAAVFVLKKSGITKPADLAGKTLAAPIFDAGRKAWPAFAKSNKLAVDAVKWQTVEPALRETLLARGDVDGITGFYFTSLLNLEARGVKTEDIVALKYPDFGVELYGNAIIASPKLMAENPKAVAGVLRAFNKALKETIANPVAAIAYVKERDPLINVDLETRRLKLALESSVITPEVKANGLGAVTAERMQRSLAETAEAYGLAKVPAAADLFTSAFLPAKADRMLK
- the queF gene encoding NADPH-dependent 7-cyano-7-deazaguanine reductase QueF (Catalyzes the NADPH-dependent reduction of 7-cyano-7-deazaguanine (preQ0) to 7-aminomethyl-7-deazaguanine (preQ1) in queuosine biosynthesis): MNSSHDPSPLSPLGKATEYRNAYAPELLFPIPRQIKRSEIGVSDAALPFVGEDIWNAYEISWLNEKGKPVVALGCFRIPADSPHLIESKSFKLYLNSLNQTPFADTDTVVATLAKDLSAAAGATVDVELAPLGLYPLPQIAYPDGVLLDDLDIACDTYQPTPELLHTVDAPEIEETLYSHLLKSNCLVTGQPDWGMVVIRYRGRPLERAALLRYIVSFRNHNEFHEQCVERIYCDITRQCAPAALAVYARYTRRGGLDINPFRSSGEFGPPENVREVRQ
- a CDS encoding urease accessory protein UreD, encoding MAGRGHLADNPAMNSRLPIAPPTWHAELHLGFASRAGRSVLRENRHQGPLRVQKALYPEGEGICQAILLHPPSGIAGGDQLHIAVTVDAAAQAQITTPGAGKWYRSGGAEASQHIKFNVCAGAALEWLPQETIVFDGAIARMDTRVQLAADSRYIGWDILCLGRAAAGERFENGRFDLFCRVDRSGQPIWLERGGFAGNDAMLHSPAGWAGATVCGTLLCSFPELPQQAAALLESCRAIAPADAASHALTALPGILVARYLGDNSEAARQWFADIWKILRPACIGRPAVLPRIWNT
- the ureA gene encoding urease subunit gamma, whose translation is MELTPREKDKLLIFTAGLLAERRLARGLKLNYPEAVALITCAIMEGAREGKTVAELMHAGTQVLSRADVMDGIAELIPEIQVEATFPDGTKLVTVHNPIV
- a CDS encoding urease subunit beta encodes the protein MTPGELLAEPGELELNAGRPTITLVVANTGDRPIQVGSHYHFHETNAGLSFDREAARGFRLDIAAGTAVRFEPGQTRTVQLVALAGDRKVYGFRGLVQGAL